A window from Aquiluna borgnonia encodes these proteins:
- a CDS encoding DUF3159 domain-containing protein, translating to MTDPAKSIASRLGVEREGESIKLTKDSLLAAMGGTLGIAESVLPAFSFSISYALGRSALVSVLIAAGLGLGFILYRLVRKQALSSAVIGVLAIALAAFLALRDGGSAVDYFVPGFYTNAAYGSVLLLSVLVRWPILGFAGKFLFGLDNWRTSKPLYRRFQLLTLIWVGFFALRLAVQLPLYFANQVELLATSRVVMGAPAYAGLLALTWVVLKRISSTEKE from the coding sequence GTGACAGACCCTGCAAAATCCATAGCCTCAAGGCTCGGCGTCGAGCGGGAGGGCGAGTCCATCAAACTCACCAAAGATTCCCTGCTGGCGGCGATGGGTGGAACCCTGGGAATCGCCGAATCGGTCCTCCCGGCGTTTTCTTTTTCAATCTCCTATGCCTTGGGCCGTAGTGCATTGGTCTCAGTTCTAATCGCTGCCGGTCTGGGTCTGGGTTTTATTCTCTACCGCTTGGTGCGCAAGCAGGCGCTGAGTTCAGCTGTCATCGGGGTCCTAGCTATTGCGCTCGCCGCATTCTTGGCTCTCAGAGATGGCGGATCAGCGGTGGATTACTTCGTGCCTGGTTTTTACACCAATGCCGCGTACGGATCGGTGCTTTTGCTATCTGTTTTGGTTCGCTGGCCGATTCTTGGATTCGCCGGCAAGTTCCTATTCGGTCTTGACAATTGGAGAACTTCGAAGCCGCTCTACCGCCGATTTCAGCTTCTGACTCTCATCTGGGTCGGGTTCTTCGCTCTCCGTCTTGCAGTTCAACTTCCGCTGTATTTTGCCAATCAGGTCGAACTTCTAGCCACCTCGAGGGTTGTCATGGGGGCGCCTGCCTACGCTGGACTACTTGCCTTGACTTGGGTGGTTCTTAAGCGCATCTCCAGTACCGAAAAAGAGTAA
- a CDS encoding DNA gyrase/topoisomerase IV subunit A yields MSENKERIVDIDVGKEMRESFLEYSYSVIYSRALPDARDGLKPVQRRIIYQMGEMGLRPDRGHVKSARVTGEVMGKLHPHGDGAIYDALVRMSQPFTLRIPLIDGHGNFGSLDDGPAAARYTEARLAPAALLLNESLDEDTVDFEPNYDAQLTEPSVLPAAFPNLLVNGASGIAVGMATNMAPHNLKEVIAALVHLISNPNASTAELMEHIPGPDLPTGAVALVAESLREAYETGRGSFRMRARVSVESVGPRRTGLVVTELPYLVGPERVIDRIRDAVSAKKLEGIHNVVDLTDRDNGLRLVIELKTGFNPDSVMEALYRLTPLEEAFNVNNVALVNGRPQQLSLKQLLEVYLLHRLEVVRRRSESRLSRRRSRLHLLEGLQVAVLNIDEVIEVIRTSDTAELARTRLMQVFDLSELQADHILELRLRRLTRFSVIELETEADQLRKEISELQSLLESESLMKTTIRRELEEVSEKYGSPRRTQLIDSAGMVVSKKPVVVQELIDEPTFVCVTPTGKLYRTSNLPVDRQTLDARIIETTTRSDLALITSDGVAHSVHVADLPSISAAVTPDLPEPESLIGTKSSRVVGVIPWRSNMTFAIGTSGGVVKRFTGPLPEKQEVPVISLKEFDEVIGVCESTDGGEIAFVSSTGNLLIFNADTVRPQGLPASGMAGMNISEGRAIYFGNAIDDGVLVTAANSAMALGGTDAGSAKVTRLVAYPRKGRAAMGIRAHRFLKGEDQLYFATIAKSPARLFDLDEKRIQGPQTDDRRDGSGTPISTYLGGAL; encoded by the coding sequence ATGTCCGAAAACAAAGAGCGCATAGTTGACATTGACGTCGGCAAAGAGATGCGTGAAAGCTTCCTGGAGTATTCCTACTCAGTTATCTACTCTCGAGCACTTCCCGATGCCCGAGACGGACTAAAACCCGTTCAGCGCAGAATCATCTACCAGATGGGCGAAATGGGACTGCGTCCGGATCGGGGCCATGTCAAATCAGCTCGAGTAACCGGCGAGGTGATGGGAAAACTCCACCCTCACGGTGATGGTGCAATCTACGACGCGCTAGTACGCATGTCACAGCCTTTCACGCTGAGGATTCCTCTGATCGATGGCCACGGAAACTTTGGATCTCTAGATGACGGTCCTGCAGCGGCCCGCTACACCGAAGCCAGGCTCGCTCCCGCAGCACTGCTTCTGAACGAGTCACTCGATGAGGACACCGTAGATTTTGAGCCTAATTACGATGCTCAGCTGACTGAGCCATCCGTCCTACCAGCAGCATTTCCAAACCTTCTGGTGAATGGCGCCAGCGGCATCGCAGTTGGTATGGCAACCAACATGGCACCCCACAACCTCAAAGAGGTGATAGCTGCTCTGGTTCACCTAATTTCAAACCCAAACGCAAGCACCGCTGAGCTAATGGAACACATTCCTGGTCCTGATCTCCCAACCGGCGCCGTTGCACTTGTGGCCGAGTCGCTTCGGGAGGCCTACGAGACCGGACGAGGCAGCTTCCGAATGCGCGCACGAGTATCGGTTGAGAGTGTTGGTCCTCGCCGAACCGGCCTCGTAGTAACAGAACTCCCCTACCTGGTAGGTCCCGAGAGGGTGATTGACCGAATTCGCGACGCGGTCAGTGCCAAAAAACTTGAGGGAATCCACAACGTGGTTGACCTTACCGACCGAGATAACGGTTTGCGGTTGGTAATTGAACTAAAAACTGGATTCAACCCTGATTCGGTAATGGAGGCGCTGTATCGGCTGACACCACTGGAGGAGGCCTTTAACGTCAATAATGTCGCCCTGGTTAATGGCCGTCCCCAGCAGCTCAGCCTCAAGCAACTTCTAGAGGTGTATCTCCTGCACCGCCTGGAGGTCGTTCGAAGAAGGAGCGAGTCCAGGCTTTCGAGAAGAAGATCGAGGCTCCACCTGCTTGAGGGGCTTCAGGTTGCGGTACTCAACATTGATGAGGTCATTGAGGTTATTCGGACATCAGACACCGCAGAGCTAGCCAGAACAAGGCTGATGCAGGTATTTGACCTAAGTGAGCTTCAGGCGGACCACATTTTGGAATTGCGCCTGCGAAGGCTAACCAGATTTAGCGTGATTGAACTGGAGACTGAGGCGGATCAACTCCGCAAAGAGATTTCCGAACTTCAATCATTGCTGGAGTCGGAAAGTCTCATGAAGACAACTATTAGGCGCGAACTCGAAGAGGTCTCTGAAAAGTATGGTTCACCACGCAGAACGCAGTTGATAGATTCTGCGGGAATGGTGGTCAGCAAGAAGCCCGTCGTGGTCCAAGAGTTGATTGATGAGCCGACCTTCGTATGCGTAACGCCAACTGGCAAGCTTTACCGAACCAGCAACCTTCCGGTTGACAGACAGACCCTCGATGCGAGGATTATCGAGACCACTACGAGGTCCGATTTAGCACTAATCACCTCCGATGGCGTTGCTCACTCCGTCCACGTCGCCGATCTCCCAAGTATTTCTGCAGCCGTAACACCTGATCTACCAGAGCCAGAATCTCTCATCGGCACAAAGTCGAGCCGGGTCGTTGGCGTCATCCCCTGGAGATCAAATATGACATTTGCAATCGGGACTTCAGGCGGCGTAGTTAAGCGATTCACAGGTCCACTCCCCGAAAAGCAAGAGGTCCCGGTAATTTCCCTCAAGGAATTTGATGAGGTGATTGGTGTCTGCGAGTCAACCGATGGCGGCGAGATTGCATTCGTGAGCTCGACAGGAAATCTGTTGATTTTCAATGCCGATACCGTTCGGCCACAGGGGCTACCCGCCTCCGGCATGGCAGGAATGAACATCTCCGAGGGTCGGGCCATCTATTTCGGCAACGCCATCGACGATGGTGTGCTTGTGACTGCCGCAAACTCCGCAATGGCACTCGGCGGGACGGATGCTGGAAGCGCCAAGGTAACGAGGCTTGTTGCATACCCCCGGAAGGGTAGAGCTGCCATGGGCATTCGAGCCCACCGCTTCCTCAAAGGAGAAGACCAGCTCTACTTCGCAACGATCGCGAAGTCTCCAGCGAGACTATTCGACCTAGATGAGAAAAGAATCCAAGGGCCTCAGACTGATGACCGTCGAGACGGCTCGGGTACACCTATTTCCACCTACCTAGGTGGAGCACTTTAG
- a CDS encoding DUF7455 domain-containing protein, translated as MENVKESPRLIATDRCDVCGAQAYIRVEMETGELLFCAHHGNANKEKLQPLTINWHDQSEDLSQK; from the coding sequence ATGGAAAACGTAAAAGAGTCCCCTCGGCTTATAGCTACTGACCGCTGCGATGTATGCGGAGCCCAGGCCTACATTCGAGTTGAGATGGAAACTGGCGAACTGCTCTTTTGCGCCCATCACGGGAATGCCAACAAAGAGAAGCTCCAACCGCTAACCATCAACTGGCACGACCAGTCTGAGGACCTCAGCCAAAAGTAG
- a CDS encoding DNA gyrase/topoisomerase IV subunit B — translation METYSARHLSVLEGLEAVRKRPGMYIGSTDARGLMHCLWEIIDNSVDEALAGHGNQIEVIAHSDGSLSVADHGRGVPVDIEPRTGLTGVEVVFTKLHAGGKFGGGSYAASGGLHGVGASVVNALSSRLDVEVDRDGATYQMSFRRGEPGRFSGAGPDASFTAFEDGSELTKIGKVAKGVTGTRVRYWPDRQIFEASAAFSLQDLENRLRQTAFLVPGLKLLATDESSATKLEYQFEGGIAEYAEFLAKDLAIVPTKRIQFETTFEETVPVLDEDSGSMVSKAVERNAKVDIALRWGQGFDTELKTFVNIIATPKGGSHQAGFELGLLKSIRGAIEANSRKLKANGLKIERDDIFAGMTAVVAVSFPEPQFEGQTKETLGTPAIKQIVANGIGAWLDNFLSGGIRGTKTEVDALLDKVVSEAKARISARSLKDTQRRKNALESSSLPTKLVDCRADATAGSELFIVEGDSALGTAKLARDSKFQALLPIRGKILNVQKASVSDMLSNAECASIIQVIGGGSGRTFDLDSVRYEKIILMSDADVDGAHIRTLLLTLFFRYMRPLVEAGRVYAAVPPLHRVMVQNGRSKEPVYTYSQSELNDLLTKLEKSGKTYLNPIQRYKGLGEMDADQLAETTMNPGNRMLRRITADDAQLSDEVFELLMGNEVAPRRDFIIDSADSFDRERIDA, via the coding sequence GTGGAAACCTATTCAGCCAGGCACCTCTCTGTCCTAGAGGGGCTAGAGGCCGTTCGTAAGCGTCCGGGCATGTACATCGGGTCTACCGATGCGCGCGGACTCATGCACTGTCTCTGGGAAATTATCGATAACTCGGTTGATGAGGCTCTCGCAGGTCATGGAAATCAAATCGAGGTCATTGCCCATTCGGACGGTTCACTTTCGGTCGCCGATCACGGCCGTGGTGTCCCGGTTGACATTGAGCCTCGAACCGGACTCACCGGAGTTGAGGTGGTCTTCACAAAGCTGCACGCCGGTGGAAAGTTTGGTGGCGGTAGCTACGCAGCATCTGGTGGTTTGCATGGCGTTGGCGCATCTGTTGTAAATGCCTTGAGTTCGAGACTGGACGTTGAGGTTGACCGAGATGGCGCCACCTATCAGATGTCATTTCGCAGGGGGGAGCCGGGAAGGTTTTCTGGAGCTGGCCCGGATGCGAGCTTCACCGCCTTTGAGGATGGCAGTGAGCTAACCAAGATCGGCAAAGTTGCCAAAGGTGTCACGGGAACCAGAGTCAGATACTGGCCAGATCGGCAGATCTTTGAAGCATCGGCCGCTTTTTCGCTGCAGGATTTGGAAAACCGGCTGAGGCAAACAGCCTTTTTGGTTCCAGGCCTGAAGCTCCTGGCTACTGATGAATCTTCAGCCACAAAGCTTGAATACCAGTTCGAAGGCGGCATTGCCGAATACGCGGAGTTCTTGGCTAAGGATCTAGCCATCGTCCCAACCAAAAGAATTCAATTTGAGACAACTTTTGAGGAGACCGTTCCGGTTCTGGATGAAGACAGTGGGTCTATGGTTTCCAAGGCGGTCGAGCGCAATGCCAAGGTTGACATTGCCCTTCGCTGGGGTCAGGGCTTTGACACTGAGCTCAAAACCTTTGTGAACATCATCGCCACACCCAAGGGTGGGAGTCACCAGGCAGGTTTCGAACTGGGCCTTCTAAAGTCGATTCGAGGAGCTATTGAGGCTAACTCTAGAAAGCTAAAGGCCAACGGCCTAAAAATCGAACGTGACGACATCTTTGCCGGCATGACTGCGGTCGTTGCAGTCAGTTTTCCGGAGCCTCAGTTTGAGGGGCAAACCAAGGAAACTCTGGGTACTCCGGCGATCAAGCAAATCGTGGCCAATGGTATTGGCGCTTGGCTGGACAACTTTCTCAGTGGAGGTATTCGCGGAACCAAAACCGAGGTTGATGCCTTGTTGGACAAAGTAGTTAGCGAGGCTAAGGCAAGAATCAGCGCCCGAAGCCTGAAAGACACCCAGCGGAGAAAGAACGCCCTCGAGTCATCATCACTACCCACCAAACTCGTTGATTGTCGTGCCGATGCTACTGCGGGCAGTGAGCTATTCATTGTGGAGGGCGACAGCGCACTTGGAACTGCAAAGTTAGCCCGCGACTCAAAATTCCAGGCGTTGCTGCCGATTCGCGGAAAGATACTCAACGTACAAAAAGCGTCTGTCTCCGACATGCTTTCCAATGCCGAGTGCGCCTCTATCATTCAGGTAATCGGTGGAGGTTCGGGTCGAACCTTCGATTTAGATTCGGTGCGTTACGAAAAAATCATCCTCATGAGCGACGCAGATGTGGACGGCGCTCACATTAGAACACTGCTGCTCACACTGTTTTTCCGATACATGCGTCCGTTAGTTGAAGCCGGCCGGGTTTACGCAGCCGTCCCACCGCTTCACCGAGTCATGGTTCAGAATGGGCGCTCGAAGGAGCCCGTTTACACCTACTCGCAATCTGAACTCAATGACCTACTCACAAAGTTGGAGAAATCGGGCAAGACCTACCTAAATCCCATTCAGCGCTACAAGGGCCTTGGCGAAATGGACGCCGATCAGCTAGCCGAAACCACCATGAATCCGGGAAATCGCATGCTCAGGCGGATAACTGCCGATGACGCTCAGCTCTCGGATGAGGTCTTTGAATTGCTGATGGGAAATGAAGTTGCTCCGCGCAGAGACTTCATTATCGACTCTGCTGATAGCTTCGACCGCGAGCGGATCGACGCCTAA
- a CDS encoding DUF3093 domain-containing protein: MTNPQFVERLYPSVGLLAAYSLSFPMVLLAAAPFGWSLALVLAGFSTIVLIAISVLSSPLVVIDEFRVMAGSVSLPREAIGEFKVISQSDLRDELGPKLSARAALVIRGDIRSAVRIEITDPEDPTPYLIVSTRRAEELVSALRTN, translated from the coding sequence GTGACCAACCCGCAGTTTGTTGAAAGACTCTACCCATCGGTCGGCCTGTTGGCTGCCTACAGCCTTAGTTTCCCTATGGTGCTATTGGCGGCAGCGCCGTTTGGCTGGTCGCTTGCGCTAGTCCTTGCCGGGTTTTCAACGATCGTCTTGATCGCTATCTCAGTGCTTTCGAGCCCTCTGGTCGTAATAGACGAGTTCCGAGTTATGGCCGGAAGTGTGTCCTTGCCGCGAGAGGCCATTGGAGAGTTCAAGGTAATTTCGCAATCGGATCTTCGGGACGAACTTGGGCCAAAACTCAGCGCGCGTGCGGCGCTGGTTATTCGCGGAGACATTAGGAGCGCGGTTCGAATCGAAATTACGGATCCCGAGGATCCAACGCCCTACCTAATTGTTTCAACTCGTCGGGCAGAGGAACTAGTAAGCGCACTCCGTACAAACTGA
- a CDS encoding DUF3710 domain-containing protein, producing the protein MQKIAPEDRAQNGPFDVSEIGLLTPYVDFGSIRIAPTANVLIRADIDDNSKRVVAITLEQDGHRIQLQAFAASKVEGIWASTLDAIESAIANQGGTCERITGLLGPETKASVPVTEGDKRAMRESRFVGVDGPRWFLRGVMTGPELYSQTRYTALIELFRSVVVNRGEVPMPPGDLLPLTIPVQQ; encoded by the coding sequence ATGCAGAAGATTGCCCCGGAAGATAGAGCTCAAAATGGACCATTCGATGTATCCGAAATCGGGCTTCTGACCCCCTACGTTGATTTTGGATCGATTCGCATTGCACCCACCGCTAATGTTTTGATCCGCGCGGACATTGATGACAACTCAAAGCGAGTCGTGGCGATAACTCTTGAGCAAGACGGCCACCGCATTCAACTTCAGGCTTTTGCTGCAAGCAAAGTAGAAGGCATTTGGGCTTCGACGTTGGATGCCATTGAAAGCGCCATTGCAAACCAGGGTGGGACTTGTGAGCGAATCACCGGCTTGTTGGGTCCTGAGACCAAGGCCTCGGTGCCGGTCACTGAGGGCGACAAGAGGGCAATGCGGGAGTCACGCTTTGTTGGAGTTGACGGCCCTCGCTGGTTTCTCCGCGGGGTGATGACGGGCCCGGAGCTTTACTCTCAGACTCGTTACACAGCTCTTATCGAGCTTTTCCGATCGGTGGTCGTCAACCGCGGTGAAGTTCCTATGCCACCGGGAGACCTGCTTCCCCTGACTATTCCGGTTCAGCAGTGA
- a CDS encoding DUF4193 family protein, protein MATDYDAQRKNDDDTESIEAIKERIPSKPSLSDDDADNADSFSIPDVVNEELEVVILPQQENEFTCVSCFLVKPQSQMASKTKLGSVCTECAY, encoded by the coding sequence ATGGCAACTGATTATGACGCTCAGCGCAAAAATGACGACGATACCGAGTCCATTGAGGCAATCAAGGAGCGCATCCCCTCCAAGCCCTCGCTTTCTGACGATGACGCTGACAACGCGGATAGCTTCTCAATTCCTGATGTAGTGAACGAAGAGCTAGAGGTGGTCATTCTGCCTCAGCAGGAAAATGAATTCACCTGCGTCAGCTGCTTCCTCGTAAAGCCTCAGAGCCAAATGGCTTCCAAAACTAAGCTCGGCTCAGTTTGTACGGAGTGCGCTTACTAG
- a CDS encoding alkaline phosphatase family protein yields MTLPVVPKALGNLRHVFSSSLLAVQKKPNPLGLKPKKKIVCILVDGMGAENILARAGHAPYLAAAVRAGAVGFSGFPSTTSANIASFATGLSPGEHGLIGHAVYDRKHDRTLNLLTGWDESTDPLLWQPNTCVSELSTAAGIACNVIGHAEYQHSGYTMATMRTANYLVAESMRERFDRALEVMVSKSESISYLYIPELDKYGHKFGWETAGWAALLEEVDGELRRLVGKLPTDAGVLVVADHGMMDSPLERRLYIDDFVDQGGLVDHFAGDTRASYLYLKQPDLAQGFTEQLNNQQEIFTAVTGTQAQAANWFGPIGPEARDRFPDVILLAKSNITLFHSVFTKKRAFDMTAHHGGLTSQETRVPLVRIGF; encoded by the coding sequence ATGACTTTACCCGTTGTTCCCAAAGCCCTGGGGAACCTGAGGCACGTGTTCTCTTCAAGCTTGCTGGCTGTTCAAAAAAAGCCAAATCCACTTGGCCTCAAACCGAAAAAGAAGATCGTTTGCATTCTGGTAGATGGGATGGGTGCGGAGAACATTCTTGCTCGAGCCGGGCATGCTCCCTATCTGGCTGCTGCTGTCCGGGCGGGGGCTGTCGGGTTCAGCGGATTTCCTTCGACGACCTCTGCAAACATTGCCAGCTTTGCAACCGGGCTGTCTCCGGGGGAGCACGGCCTGATTGGCCATGCGGTTTATGACCGCAAACACGACAGAACCTTGAATCTTCTAACCGGCTGGGATGAGTCCACTGACCCTCTGCTTTGGCAGCCGAACACCTGCGTTTCAGAGCTTTCAACCGCTGCGGGAATTGCATGCAACGTAATAGGTCATGCGGAGTATCAACATTCCGGTTACACAATGGCCACGATGCGAACCGCTAACTACCTGGTAGCTGAGAGCATGCGGGAGCGCTTTGACAGAGCTCTAGAAGTCATGGTTTCCAAGAGCGAATCCATTAGTTACCTGTACATTCCCGAGCTGGATAAATACGGCCACAAATTTGGCTGGGAGACCGCGGGCTGGGCTGCACTGCTAGAGGAGGTTGATGGCGAGCTCAGAAGACTTGTGGGCAAACTTCCTACTGACGCAGGAGTCCTTGTGGTGGCTGATCACGGAATGATGGACTCCCCACTAGAGCGACGCCTCTACATCGACGATTTCGTCGACCAGGGCGGGCTGGTCGACCATTTTGCTGGTGATACCAGGGCGAGTTACCTTTATCTAAAACAGCCAGATCTAGCCCAGGGCTTTACCGAACAGCTAAATAATCAACAGGAAATTTTCACTGCCGTAACCGGTACTCAGGCGCAAGCGGCGAACTGGTTCGGGCCAATTGGGCCAGAGGCGAGGGATCGATTCCCTGATGTAATTTTGCTGGCAAAAAGTAACATCACTCTTTTCCACAGTGTTTTTACCAAAAAGCGCGCCTTTGACATGACCGCCCATCACGGGGGTCTTACTTCTCAGGAAACCAGAGTGCCGTTAGTTCGGATCGGCTTCTAG
- the dut gene encoding dUTP diphosphatase, giving the protein MSLEVLIIAEPGFEPVYAKPGDAGCDLRSTQSLILPAGERALVKTGVRIAMPAGYVGLVHPRSGLAAKHGITVLNTPGTVDSGYRGELMVTLYNSSKEDFKIETGDRIAQLVFQRFETARFIPVTELPESSRGDSGFGSSGVN; this is encoded by the coding sequence GTGAGTTTGGAAGTACTGATTATTGCGGAACCAGGGTTTGAACCTGTTTACGCCAAGCCAGGAGATGCCGGCTGTGACCTGAGGTCAACTCAGTCACTTATTCTTCCCGCAGGTGAGCGCGCGCTGGTCAAGACCGGTGTTCGCATTGCGATGCCCGCTGGCTACGTGGGTCTCGTTCACCCGAGAAGCGGGCTGGCAGCCAAGCACGGCATCACCGTATTGAACACTCCGGGGACGGTTGACTCCGGTTACAGAGGGGAATTGATGGTGACTCTATACAACTCCTCAAAAGAGGATTTCAAAATCGAGACCGGTGACCGAATTGCCCAGCTGGTTTTCCAGCGTTTTGAAACAGCTCGATTCATACCGGTTACTGAGCTTCCGGAATCCTCAAGGGGCGACTCTGGCTTTGGGTCGAGTGGAGTGAACTAA
- the sepH gene encoding septation protein SepH — MELKFVNREGDFLIFEAPDGTRMQTLLDESLRDAIRKNHVVESSGFTPKDVQSLIRSGSTVEQVAEKFGVPSSAVEPFALPILDELKYVLETALNTSLADGPSMKRFEDIVLAFDPGALFSVSKSEDGWVVAAKGSDTYTWLFNPKARLLEPSNSAARKIGKHPAVRDAIFEAPAVPVSEIPEEAPSASVHDLVQELRSRRQAPAEIKPQTAKGRASLPSWDEIVLGASHLEADPN, encoded by the coding sequence ATGGAATTAAAGTTCGTTAACCGCGAAGGTGACTTTCTAATCTTTGAAGCACCAGACGGAACTAGGATGCAAACCCTCCTGGATGAATCCCTGAGGGACGCTATCCGGAAAAATCACGTTGTGGAGTCTTCAGGTTTCACGCCAAAAGATGTCCAGTCGCTGATTCGCTCAGGCAGCACGGTAGAGCAAGTTGCTGAGAAATTTGGCGTGCCCTCCTCCGCCGTTGAACCGTTCGCCCTCCCGATCCTCGATGAACTCAAGTACGTTCTCGAAACGGCGCTTAACACTTCCCTGGCCGACGGTCCTTCGATGAAGCGATTTGAGGACATAGTCCTTGCATTTGATCCCGGCGCCCTATTCAGCGTGAGCAAGAGCGAAGACGGCTGGGTTGTTGCTGCCAAGGGCTCTGACACTTACACCTGGCTCTTCAACCCCAAAGCGCGATTGCTTGAACCATCAAACTCTGCCGCGAGAAAAATCGGAAAGCATCCAGCAGTGCGCGATGCAATCTTTGAGGCCCCAGCTGTGCCAGTTTCGGAAATTCCGGAAGAGGCCCCGTCAGCTTCAGTGCATGACCTGGTTCAGGAACTCAGAAGCCGCCGGCAGGCACCTGCGGAAATCAAGCCCCAGACCGCCAAGGGAAGGGCCTCACTCCCCAGCTGGGACGAGATTGTGCTTGGGGCTTCCCACCTAGAAGCCGATCCGAACTAA